The Anaeromyxobacter sp. Fw109-5 genomic interval GGCCCGCACGGCGAGGAGGGCTACTTCCGCCCGCTCCTCGCCTACCTCGACAGCGTCCGCCGCCTGCACGCGCTCGACGTCGACCTCGTGCTCCCCGGCCACGGCCCGCCGTTCTCGGGCCACCGCGCGGTGATCGACCGGCTCGTGGAGTTCTACGGGAAGCGTCAGGCGAGGCTGCGCGAGCTCCTCGCCGCGGGGCCGCGCACCGCGTGGGAGCTCTGCCGGACGCTCTTCCCCTGGGCGAAGCCGGCCGAGGCGTTCCTCACCATCTCCGAGACGGCCGCGAACCTCGAGCTGCTGGAGGCGCGCGGGGAGGTCGCCCGGACGGAGGTGGCCGGCCGCTGGAGCTACGCGCTGGCCCGCTGACCTCCGCAGTCCCGGCCACTGCCGCTCGACAAGGACCCCCGCATCGGGCAATCAGAGGGCCGCCATGCTCGACCTCCTCACCCAGCCGGACGTCTGGATCTCGCTCGCCACGCTCGCCGCGATGGAGATCGTCCTCGGCATCGACAACGTGGTGTTCCTCACCATCCTCGCCGGGCGCCTCCCGCAGGAGCAGCAGCCGAAGGCGCGCAGGCTCGGGCTCGGCTTCGCCCTCGCCACCCGGCTCGGCCTGCTCTTCGCGATCAGCTGGGTGATGGGGCTCACGCGCGAGCTGTTCTCCGTCGCCGGCCAGGGCTTCTCCGGGCGCGACCTCATCCTCCTCGCCGGCGGCCTGTTCCTCATCGGCAAGGCGACGTTCGAGATCCACGACAAGCTCGAGGTGGAGCACGGGCCGGAGGAGGCGAAGAAGGGCGGCGCGAGCTTCTGGGGAGTGATCGTCCAGATCGGCATCCTCGACATCGTCTTCTCGCTCGACTCCGTCATCACCGCCGTGGGCATGGCCCGCCACCTCTCGGTGATGGTGACCGCGATGGTGCTCGCGGTGGGCGTGATGCTGGTGTTCGCCGGGCCGATCGGGGGCTTCGTGGAGCGCCACCCGACCATGAAGATGCTCGCGCTCTCGTTCCTCATCCTCATCGGCGTGATGCTCGTGGCGGAGGGGTTCGGCAGGCACGTCGAGAAGGGCTACATCTACTTCGCGATGGCGTTCTCGCTGGCGGTGGAGCTCCTCAACATGCGCATCCGGCGGGCGAAGGAGGCGCCGGTGAAGCTGCACGGTCGGTTCGAGATCGAGGAGCCCCGTGGCTGACCTGGCGCTGCTCGTCCTCACGCTGTTCTGGGGCACCACCTTCCACTTCGTGAAGGGGGTGCTCGAGGTCGCCTCGCCGGGCGTGTTCCTCGCGGCGCGCTTCGCGACGGCCGCGGCCGTCCTGGGCGCGGTCGCGCTCTGGCGGCGCGAGCGGGTGGGGGCGGGGTTCCTGCGCCACGGGGTGCTGCTCGGCGCGTTCATGCTGGCGGGCTTCGCCCTCCAGACCGTCGGGCTCCGCCACACGACGCCGGCGCGCTCCGGCTTCTTCACCGGCCTGGCGGTGCTCATCGTCCCGTTCCTCGCGAGGTTCCTGCTCGGACGGGCGGTGAAGATGGCGAGCTGGGCGGGCGTCGCGCTGGCGGTGGCCGGGCTCGCGCTGCTCACCCACCCCTTCGGCGAGCCGGTCGACGCCGGGGTGCGGCTCGGAGATCTCCTCACCGCCGGCTGCGCCGTCGCGTTCGCGCTCCAGATCGTCTACACGTCCGAGTGGTCCCCCCGGCACCCCATCGTGCCGCTCACGCTCGCGCAGATCACGGTCACCTTCCTCGGAGCGGCGGCGATGCTGCCCTTCGAGTCGCGCTACTACCGGCCCGAGGGCGCGGCGGTGTTCGCCGTCACGGTGGTCTTCACGGGCGTGTTCATGACCGCCCTCGCCTTCTTCGTCCAGAACTGGGGCCAGCGGCACACGACGGCGGTCCGCGCGGCGCTCATCTTCTCGCTCGAGCCGGTGGCGGCGGCGCTCTTCAGCCACTTCTACGGCGGCGAGCCGCTGCGGGCGACCGACTGGGGTGGCGGCGCGCTCATCGCGCTCGGCGTCGTCGCCGGGGAGGTGGGCGGCTTGGTGGAGGGGCGGCGGTCCCCCGGCCCCGCGCTCACCGCCGGCGGGCGCGGCTGAGAAGGGGCCCCAGCCTCGGCCCCCGGGCGGTCGGAAGCCCGCCGCAGGGCTTCCCCGCGTCCCGAGCGGTCTCCATGTTGCGTGTGACGGAGAGGGCCCTCACGCGCATGAATCATCCGGACACGTCTCTCTCGATCGCCTACGCCAACTATGGGGAGCAGAGCGGTGTCACCGCCCACGTGGCCGGAGCGCTCCGCGCCCTCGGCCACCGGATCGCTCCGGTGTCGGCGCGCGGGCCGCTCGACCTCCGCGACCCGCAGACCCGCCTGCCCCGGCTCACCCGCGACGTGTTCGCCCACCTGGCGGTCGCTGCCGCGCGCTTCCGGGGGCGGGCGCTCGCGTACCGCTGGAACACGGCGTACGCCTTCGACGTCCACTCGCGCTACCTCGGCGCGGCGATCGACGGGCTCGATCCCGCCCCGGACGTCGTGCTCCAGAACGGCGCCCTGTTCGCGCCCGGCGCGCCGCCGCGCGTCCCGTACGTCCTCCTGCTCGACCACACGCGCGCGCTCGCGGAGGCGTCGCCGGCGTTCCCCGCCGCCGGCCTGGCGGCCCCGCCGCGCTACGGCCCGTCCTGGTTCGCGCGCGAGCGCGCCTGCTACCAGGGGGCCGCCGCGATCGCGACGTTCTCCGAGAACGTGGCCCGCTCGCTCGTGCGCGACTACGGGATCGCGGGCCAGCGCGTGGAGATCGTCGGCGCCGGCGCGAACGCGGTGCCGGAGCGGGTGGTCCGCGCGGACGACGGCGAGACCATCCTCTTCGTGGGGCGCGAGTTCGCGCGGAAGGGCGGGACGTTCCTGCTCGACGCCTTCGAGCTGGTGCGCCGCCGCCGGCCGTCGGCGCGGCTGCTCATCGCGGGACCGCCCGAGCCCCTCGCCCTGCCCGCCGGCGCCGAGCAGCTCGGGCCCGTTCCCTACGAGGAGCTCGAGCCGCTGTTCGCCCGCGCCACCGTGTTCGCCCTGCCGACCTTGTGGGAGCCGTTCGGCATCGCCTTCCTCGACGCGATGGCGTGCGGCGTGCCCTGCGTCGGGACCCACGTCGAGGCGGTGCCGGAGATCGTCGAGGACGGGAAGACCGGCGTGCTCGTGCCGCCCGGGGACCCGGCCGCCCTCGCGGAGGCGCTGCTCGCGCTCCTCGGCGATCCGGCGCGTGCGCGGGCGATGGGCGCGGCGGGCCGCGCGCGCGTGCAGGGCCGCTTCCTGTGGTCGCACGTCGGCGGCCGGCTCGACGGCCTGCTCCAGTCGGTGCGGGCGACGCCGCGCCAGCCCGCGCGCGCCGCCTCCTGAGATGGCCGGCGGTCCGGGCCGCGGCGCTCGTGCCCCAGGAGGGCGGCCGGACGAGCGGGCGGAATGCCGCCGGCCGGTCCCGAGTTATCGTGCGCGATGCGCCGCGCCCTCCGCCTCGCCCTCGCCGCCACGCTCGCGCTCGCCGCCTGCCGCACCGTCCCGCCGCCGCCCCCGCAGCCGGCCACCACCGCCGAGCGGGCCCTCGAGGAGCTCTCGCCCGGCGCCTTCCCGGCGTTCGGCGACGACCTCGACTACGCGGGCCTGGACGCCGCCCTGGAGGGATCGCTGCAGCACTTCGCGCGGGTGGCGCGCGCCGATCCCGGCCGGACGCTCGCCTTCGGGAAGGAGCGCGTCCCGGTCGCGAAGGTGGCCGCCTCGCTGCGGCGCTTCCGCGAGCTCGTGGGGGCGCGGCCCGCGCCGGCCGCGCTGCGCGAGGCGCTGCGCCGCGAGTTCCGCGTCTTCCGCTCGATCGGCGACGGGCGCGGGACGGTGCTCTTCACGGGCTACTACCTCCCGGAGATCGCGGGCTCGCTCGAGCGCGGCGGCCGGTACCAGGTCCCCCTGCACCGGGCCCCGGTCGATCTCGTGCAGGTCCGCGCGCGCGACTTCCCCGCGCTCTCGGCGGACCTCATCGGCCGGGTGCGCGACGGCCGGCTCGTGCCGTATCCGACGCGCGCGGAGATCGCGGACGGCGCCATCGCCGGCCAGGGCGCGGAGCTGGCGTGGGTCGCCTCGGCGGTGGACGCCTTCTTCCTGGAGATCCAGGGGAGCGGGCTCTTGCGCCTGCCGGACGGGACCACCCGCGTCGTGACCTACGCCGGCAAGAACGGCCACCGCTACGAGGCGATCGGCGCCGAGCTGATCCGCCGCGGCGCGCTCACGCGCGAGCAGGTCTCGATGCAGGCCATCCGCGCGTGGCTCGCGGCGAACCCGGCGGAGCAGCCGCTCCTCCTCGCCACGAACCCGTCCTACGTCTTCTTCCGCTTCGCGGACGACGCCATCGGCTCCCTGGGCGTGCCGGTCACCCCGGATCGCACCATCGCCGCCGACGCGCGCGTGTTCCCGAAGGGCGCGCTCGCCTTCGTGGAGACGGAGCGCCCCGCGGACGCGACGGGGGGGCCCATGAAGCCGTTCGGCCGGTTCTTCCTCGACCAGGACGCGGGCGGCGCGATCAAGAGCTCGGCGCGCGTCGACCTGTTCCTCGGCAGCGGCGCCTACGCGGAGAGCGCGGCGGGACGGATGAAGCAGCCGGGGCGGCTCTACTACCTGCTCCTGAAGTAGAAGCGCCCGGCCCCGCGCGGGCGGGACCGGGCGCCGAGGATTCGCCGCCGCTCGGGGATCTAGACGTCCGCCGCCTCGCCGGCCGCCTCGCCGGCGCCCTTCTCCATGGCGCGGGGCAGGATCAGGTTCAGCAGCATGCCGACGTAGGCGGCGAGGGACATCTCGCCGAACTCGATGCCGCCGATGTGCAGCTTCGCGCCGCCGATGCCGATGACGAGCACCACCGAGGCGATGATGAGGTTGCGCTTCTGGGAGAAGTCGATGCCGGCCTCGACCAGCATGCGGATGCCGGCGGAGGCGATGATCCCGAAGAGCAGGATGCAGATGCCGCCCATCACGTGGGTCGGGATGGTGCGGATGAGCGCGCCCACCGGCGGGAAGAACGACATCACGATGGCGATCACGGCCGCGCCGCCGATGACCCACACGCTGAACACCCGCGTGATCGCCATGACCCCGATGTTCTCGCCGTAGGTGGTGTTGGGCGGGCCGCCCAGGAGGCCCGCGAAGGCGGTGGCCACGCCGTCGCCCGCGAGCGAGCGGTGGAGGCCCGGATCCTTCACGAAGTCGCGCCCCACGATGTTGTTCGTGACGATGAGGTGGCCGATGTGCTCGGTGATGACGACGAGCGAGATCGGGGCGAGCGTGAGGATCGCGCCCCAGGTGAACTTCGGCGGCACGAAGGGGGGCAGCGCGACCGGCGCGGCGGACCTCACCGCGTCGAAGCTCACCTGCCCGGCGAGGAGCGCCACGAGGTAGCCGCCCACGATGCCGATCAGGATGGGGATGACGCCGAGGAACCCCTTCAGGAACACCGCCGCCAGGATGGCGATCGCGAGCGCGGAGAGGGCCACCGCGAAGTACTCGGGGTGATAGGTCCCCGTGCCGCCCTCCATCGCCATCGTCACCACCGCGGTGCGGGCGAGGCCGAGGCCGATGACCATCACCACCGAGCCGATGACCACGGGCGGCAGCAGCCGGTCGATCCAGCCGGTGCCGAACTTGCCGATGATGGCCGCCACGACGATGTAGACGAGGCCCACCACCACGCAGCCGCCCATGGCGACCGCGATGCGGTCGGGCGAGGCGAGCTCTCCCGCCTTGGCGCCGAGCAGGCCGATGAACGCGGCGATGAAGGCGAAGGACGACCCGAGGTAGGCGGGGATCTTCCCCTTCGTCACGAAGATGTAGAGCAGCGTGCCGACGCCGGAGGTGAAGAGCGTCACCGAGGTGTCGAGGCCG includes:
- a CDS encoding TerC family protein; amino-acid sequence: MLDLLTQPDVWISLATLAAMEIVLGIDNVVFLTILAGRLPQEQQPKARRLGLGFALATRLGLLFAISWVMGLTRELFSVAGQGFSGRDLILLAGGLFLIGKATFEIHDKLEVEHGPEEAKKGGASFWGVIVQIGILDIVFSLDSVITAVGMARHLSVMVTAMVLAVGVMLVFAGPIGGFVERHPTMKMLALSFLILIGVMLVAEGFGRHVEKGYIYFAMAFSLAVELLNMRIRRAKEAPVKLHGRFEIEEPRG
- a CDS encoding DMT family transporter, whose protein sequence is MADLALLVLTLFWGTTFHFVKGVLEVASPGVFLAARFATAAAVLGAVALWRRERVGAGFLRHGVLLGAFMLAGFALQTVGLRHTTPARSGFFTGLAVLIVPFLARFLLGRAVKMASWAGVALAVAGLALLTHPFGEPVDAGVRLGDLLTAGCAVAFALQIVYTSEWSPRHPIVPLTLAQITVTFLGAAAMLPFESRYYRPEGAAVFAVTVVFTGVFMTALAFFVQNWGQRHTTAVRAALIFSLEPVAAALFSHFYGGEPLRATDWGGGALIALGVVAGEVGGLVEGRRSPGPALTAGGRG
- a CDS encoding glycosyltransferase family 4 protein; its protein translation is MNHPDTSLSIAYANYGEQSGVTAHVAGALRALGHRIAPVSARGPLDLRDPQTRLPRLTRDVFAHLAVAAARFRGRALAYRWNTAYAFDVHSRYLGAAIDGLDPAPDVVLQNGALFAPGAPPRVPYVLLLDHTRALAEASPAFPAAGLAAPPRYGPSWFARERACYQGAAAIATFSENVARSLVRDYGIAGQRVEIVGAGANAVPERVVRADDGETILFVGREFARKGGTFLLDAFELVRRRRPSARLLIAGPPEPLALPAGAEQLGPVPYEELEPLFARATVFALPTLWEPFGIAFLDAMACGVPCVGTHVEAVPEIVEDGKTGVLVPPGDPAALAEALLALLGDPARARAMGAAGRARVQGRFLWSHVGGRLDGLLQSVRATPRQPARAAS
- a CDS encoding murein transglycosylase A; translation: MRRALRLALAATLALAACRTVPPPPPQPATTAERALEELSPGAFPAFGDDLDYAGLDAALEGSLQHFARVARADPGRTLAFGKERVPVAKVAASLRRFRELVGARPAPAALREALRREFRVFRSIGDGRGTVLFTGYYLPEIAGSLERGGRYQVPLHRAPVDLVQVRARDFPALSADLIGRVRDGRLVPYPTRAEIADGAIAGQGAELAWVASAVDAFFLEIQGSGLLRLPDGTTRVVTYAGKNGHRYEAIGAELIRRGALTREQVSMQAIRAWLAANPAEQPLLLATNPSYVFFRFADDAIGSLGVPVTPDRTIAADARVFPKGALAFVETERPADATGGPMKPFGRFFLDQDAGGAIKSSARVDLFLGSGAYAESAAGRMKQPGRLYYLLLK
- the uraA gene encoding uracil permease, with amino-acid sequence MKAEQRTVDVGERLPLLQSIPLSLQHLFAMFGATVLVPYLVGLDTSVTLFTSGVGTLLYIFVTKGKIPAYLGSSFAFIAAFIGLLGAKAGELASPDRIAVAMGGCVVVGLVYIVVAAIIGKFGTGWIDRLLPPVVIGSVVMVIGLGLARTAVVTMAMEGGTGTYHPEYFAVALSALAIAILAAVFLKGFLGVIPILIGIVGGYLVALLAGQVSFDAVRSAAPVALPPFVPPKFTWGAILTLAPISLVVITEHIGHLIVTNNIVGRDFVKDPGLHRSLAGDGVATAFAGLLGGPPNTTYGENIGVMAITRVFSVWVIGGAAVIAIVMSFFPPVGALIRTIPTHVMGGICILLFGIIASAGIRMLVEAGIDFSQKRNLIIASVVLVIGIGGAKLHIGGIEFGEMSLAAYVGMLLNLILPRAMEKGAGEAAGEAADV